Proteins from one Bombyx mori chromosome 1, ASM3026992v2 genomic window:
- the LOC101745930 gene encoding transmembrane protein 198: MSEVGQLVPPVTHSRPNMTYKFNGPHIEDSFCTSIDTNYDPIISIICAMYIAFGIVYTLFGYRCFKASMFLTGFTFGSAVVYLICLQEYLMPPYGNVGVALCAGLLFGLITMLIQYVGLFMTGFHTGLLLAIAGLAVYDHFLDKRPTAYWMCVVVLLCSGIFFAVINLYWKKVLTIFGTSVYGGAIIATSLDYFFERMMMLKWLWERAKLEPAVAPPCRMSWLTLAAWPAAAIVGLTAQCALTATGIYHEQSISAQKRRLKAQQTRPITREQRAEMKQRKYRYLYQVRTAHGDVISQSYVQALQKKAQCGNWSGECSTLQSDSTHLTVLAGSEQAPPTDSDDDLNQIRAAH, translated from the exons ATGTCAGAAGTGGGTCAACTGGTACCACCAGTGACCCATAGTCGGCCAAACATGACATACAAATTCAATGGACCCCACATTGAAGATTCATTTTGCACTTCGATCGATACCAACTATGATCCCATTATAAGCATAATATGTGCTATGTATATTGCATTTGGGATTGTGTACACGCTATTTG GCTATCGCTGTTTCAAAGCCAGTATGTTTTTGACTGGTTTCACTTTTGGCTCTGCTGTTGTATATCTCATATGCCTACAAGAGTACCTGATGCCTCCTTATGGTAATGTCG GAGTTGCGCTTTGCGCGGGATTACTCTTCGGTCTCATCACCATGCTGATACAGTACGTTGGGCTGTTCATGACTGGTTTCCACACCGGACTTTTGCTGGCTATAGCTGGACTGGCCGTCTACGATCACTTCTTGGACAAAAGACCGACTGCG TATTGGATGTGCGTTGTGGTGCTGCTATGCTCCGGTATATTTTTCGCAGTTATCAACTTATACTGGAAGAAAG TTCTAACAATCTTCGGAACGAGCGTGTACGGCGGTGCAATAATAGCTACCTCCCTGGACTACTTCTTTGAAAGAATGATGATGCTAAAATGG TTATGGGAGCGTGCGAAGTTGGAACCAGCCGTGGCTCCACCGTGTCGCATGTCTTGGTTGACGTTGGCAGCCTGGCCTGCTGCAGCCATCGTGGGACTCACAGCGCAATGCGCGCTCACGGCCACCGGAATCTACCACGAGCAAA GTATAAGCGCTCAGAAACGACGCCTCAAAGCTCAGCAGACCCGTCCGATCACACGCGAGCAACGAGCCGAGATGAAGCAACGCAAGTACCGATATCTGTACCAAGTGCGCACCGCTCACGGAGATGTTATATCCCAG TCATACGTTCAAGCGCTACAGAAGAAAGCTCAATGCGGGAACTGGAGTGGCGAGTGTAGCACGCTGCAGAGCGACTCGACCCACTTGACCGTGCTCGCTGGCTCCGAACAAGCCCCGCCCACTGACTCCGACGACGACTTGAACCAAATCAGAGCAGCGCATTAA